The Streptomyces sp. NBC_00670 genome window below encodes:
- a CDS encoding Gfo/Idh/MocA family protein, producing the protein MRIGLIGAGRIGTLHAATLSRHRDVGSLIITDVDPARAQALADRLGATAAPGVDEIFTWGVDAVVITAATTAHGELIGRAARSGLPVFCEKPVAVDLPGTLAALAEVKAAGTVLQMGFQRRFDAGYAGAREAVRAGRLGRLHTVRALTADRTPPSAAHLRISGGFFRDTLVHDFDMVRWVTGREVVEVYAAGADAGPEVFRETGDVDTAAAVLTLDDGVLATVTGARVNGAGYDVRMELAGERDTVVVGLDDRTPIASTEPAGPPAADKPWPGFLERFAPAYEGELGAFVRVVRGEAENPCDGWEALGALRVAEACEVSRRERRVVRVEEVAGG; encoded by the coding sequence ATGCGCATCGGACTCATCGGGGCGGGCCGGATCGGCACGCTCCACGCGGCCACGCTCAGCCGCCATCGCGACGTGGGGTCGCTGATCATCACGGACGTCGACCCGGCACGGGCCCAGGCGCTCGCCGACCGGCTGGGGGCGACGGCGGCGCCCGGAGTGGACGAGATCTTCACCTGGGGCGTGGACGCGGTGGTCATCACGGCGGCCACCACGGCGCACGGCGAGCTGATCGGCCGGGCGGCGCGGTCGGGGCTGCCGGTGTTCTGCGAGAAGCCGGTCGCGGTGGATCTGCCGGGCACGCTGGCCGCGCTCGCGGAGGTGAAGGCGGCGGGGACGGTGCTGCAGATGGGGTTCCAGCGCCGGTTCGACGCGGGGTACGCCGGCGCGCGGGAGGCCGTGCGCGCCGGGCGGCTCGGCCGGCTGCACACCGTACGGGCGCTGACGGCGGACCGCACGCCGCCGTCGGCCGCGCATCTGCGGATCTCGGGCGGGTTCTTCCGGGACACCCTGGTGCACGACTTCGACATGGTGCGGTGGGTGACCGGGCGCGAGGTCGTCGAGGTGTACGCGGCCGGGGCGGACGCCGGGCCGGAGGTGTTCCGGGAGACGGGCGACGTGGACACGGCGGCGGCCGTGCTCACGCTGGACGACGGGGTGCTCGCGACGGTGACGGGGGCGCGGGTGAACGGGGCGGGGTACGACGTGCGGATGGAGTTGGCGGGCGAGCGGGACACGGTGGTGGTGGGGCTGGACGACCGTACGCCGATCGCGTCCACGGAGCCGGCCGGGCCGCCGGCGGCGGACAAGCCGTGGCCGGGGTTTCTGGAGCGGTTCGCGCCGGCGTACGAGGGGGAACTGGGGGCGTTCGTGCGGGTGGTGCGGGGGGAGGCGGAGAATCCGTGCGACGGGTGGGAGGCGTTGGGGGCGCTTCGGGTCGCGGAGGCGTGTGAGGTGTCGCGGCGGGAGCGGAGGGTGGTGCGGGTGGAGGAGGTGGCGGGGGGTTAG
- a CDS encoding GntR family transcriptional regulator translates to MSLELSVDRSSPVPLYFQLSQQLEAAIEHGTLTPGSLLGNEIELAARLGLSRPTVRQAIQSLVDKGLLVRRRGVGTQVVHSQVKRPLELSSLYDDLEAAGQRPATEVLANILEPAPAEVAATLGIAEGTQVHRIERLRLTHGEPMAHLCNYLPTGLFDLDSGQLEATGLYRMMRAAGITLHSARQSIGARAATAAEGERLDEPAGAPLLTMQRTTFDDTGRAVEYGTHTYRPSRYSFEFQLLVRG, encoded by the coding sequence GTGTCGCTCGAACTCAGCGTCGACCGCAGCAGTCCGGTGCCGCTCTACTTCCAGCTCTCCCAGCAACTCGAGGCCGCGATCGAGCACGGGACCCTGACGCCGGGCAGTCTGCTGGGCAACGAGATCGAGCTCGCCGCGCGCCTCGGGCTCTCCCGGCCCACGGTGCGCCAGGCCATCCAGTCCCTGGTCGACAAGGGGCTGCTCGTGCGCCGGCGCGGCGTCGGCACCCAGGTCGTGCACAGCCAGGTCAAGCGCCCGCTGGAGCTCAGCAGCCTCTACGACGACCTGGAGGCGGCCGGGCAGCGCCCCGCCACCGAGGTCCTCGCCAACATCCTGGAGCCCGCCCCCGCCGAGGTCGCCGCCACCCTCGGGATCGCCGAGGGCACCCAGGTGCACCGCATCGAGCGGCTGCGACTGACCCACGGCGAGCCGATGGCACACCTGTGCAACTACCTGCCGACCGGGCTGTTCGACCTGGACAGCGGACAGCTGGAGGCGACCGGCCTGTACCGCATGATGCGCGCGGCCGGTATCACCCTGCACAGCGCCCGGCAGTCCATCGGCGCCCGCGCGGCCACCGCGGCGGAGGGGGAGCGGCTGGACGAGCCCGCCGGCGCCCCGCTGCTGACCATGCAGCGCACCACGTTCGACGACACCGGCCGCGCCGTCGAGTACGGCACGCACACCTACCGCCCCAGCCGCTACTCGTTCGAATTTCAGCTCCTCGTCCGCGGCTGA
- a CDS encoding sugar ABC transporter substrate-binding protein: MVRRRSWAIIALAAVLGTSLAGCSATGGKRAEDARRAASAQGRAAVSTPLWTFAMITHSGDGDTFWDIVQSGAKQAAVKDNVDFLYSHDDEAKEQAQLVQTAIDKKVDGIIVSLAKPDALKASLARAREAGIPVITVNSGSAESKEFGALTHVGQDETTAGEAVGEELNRRGRKKVLCVLHEQGNVGHEQRCDGVRKTFDGTVRDLYVNGTSMPDVQSALEAQLQSDASLDAVVTLGAPYADTAVKAEENAGSKAEIDTFDLNAKVAAGLQKGTLGFAVDQQPYLQGYEAVDLLWLYKYNADALGGGKPVLTGPQIVTKDQAAELRRYTERGTR; encoded by the coding sequence GTGGTACGGAGACGGAGCTGGGCAATCATCGCGCTGGCGGCGGTGCTGGGGACCTCCCTGGCCGGCTGCAGCGCGACCGGCGGCAAGCGCGCCGAGGACGCCCGCAGGGCCGCGTCGGCGCAGGGCCGGGCGGCGGTGTCGACGCCCCTCTGGACCTTCGCGATGATCACGCACTCCGGCGACGGCGACACCTTCTGGGACATCGTGCAGAGCGGCGCCAAGCAGGCCGCCGTCAAGGACAACGTCGACTTCCTCTACTCGCACGACGACGAGGCCAAGGAGCAGGCGCAGCTCGTCCAGACCGCGATCGACAAGAAGGTCGACGGCATCATCGTCTCCCTCGCCAAGCCCGACGCGCTCAAGGCGTCCCTCGCCCGCGCGAGGGAGGCCGGCATCCCCGTGATCACGGTGAACTCCGGCTCCGCGGAGTCCAAGGAGTTCGGCGCGCTCACCCACGTCGGCCAGGACGAGACCACCGCCGGCGAGGCCGTCGGCGAGGAGCTCAACCGGCGTGGCCGCAAGAAGGTCCTGTGCGTCCTGCACGAACAGGGCAACGTCGGCCACGAGCAGCGCTGCGACGGCGTGAGGAAGACCTTCGACGGCACCGTGCGCGACCTGTACGTCAACGGCACGAGCATGCCCGACGTGCAGTCCGCGCTGGAGGCCCAGCTCCAGTCCGACGCCTCCCTGGACGCCGTCGTCACCCTCGGCGCCCCCTACGCCGACACCGCCGTCAAGGCCGAGGAGAACGCCGGCAGCAAGGCCGAGATCGACACCTTCGACCTCAACGCCAAGGTCGCCGCCGGACTCCAGAAGGGCACCCTCGGCTTCGCCGTCGACCAGCAGCCCTACCTCCAGGGCTACGAGGCCGTCGACCTGCTCTGGCTGTACAAGTACAACGCCGACGCACTCGGCGGCGGCAAACCCGTCCTCACCGGCCCCCAGATCGTCACCAAGGACCAGGCCGCCGAACTGCGCCGCTACACCGAGCGGGGCACCCGATGA
- a CDS encoding ABC transporter permease, giving the protein MSAATSDERLLATSPLDRLLTRPELGSLVGALAVFAFFALAADGFLRASSLSTVLYAASTIGIMAVPVALLMIGGEFDLSAGVMVTSSALISSMFSYQMTANVWVGAGVSLLATLGLGAFNGYVLTRTKLPSFIVTLGTFLMLTGANLGLTKLIDGTVSTKTIADMAGFPAAHAVFASAPSIGGVQIRITVLWWLALVAVASWILLRTRAGNWIYAVGGNADAARAVGVPVTKVRIGLHMGVAFGAWIGGQHLLFAYDAVQSGEGVGNELIYIIAAVIGGCLITGGHGSAAGSALGALLFGMVSKGIVFAEWNPDWFKFFLGAMLLLATLLNTWVRRRAEANK; this is encoded by the coding sequence ATGAGCGCCGCCACCTCCGACGAGCGGCTGCTCGCCACCTCGCCCCTCGACCGCCTCCTCACCCGCCCCGAGCTCGGCTCACTGGTCGGCGCGCTCGCCGTCTTCGCCTTCTTCGCGCTCGCCGCCGACGGCTTCCTGCGCGCCTCCAGCCTCAGCACCGTCCTGTACGCCGCCTCGACCATCGGCATCATGGCGGTGCCCGTCGCCCTGCTCATGATCGGCGGCGAGTTCGACCTGTCCGCCGGCGTCATGGTGACGTCCTCCGCGCTGATCTCCTCGATGTTCAGTTATCAGATGACGGCGAACGTCTGGGTCGGCGCCGGCGTCTCGCTCCTGGCCACCCTGGGGCTCGGCGCGTTCAACGGCTACGTCCTCACCCGTACGAAGCTGCCCAGCTTCATCGTCACCCTCGGCACCTTCCTGATGCTGACCGGCGCCAACCTGGGCCTCACCAAGCTCATCGACGGCACCGTCTCCACCAAGACGATCGCCGACATGGCGGGCTTCCCCGCCGCGCACGCCGTCTTCGCCTCCGCCCCCTCGATCGGCGGGGTACAGATCCGGATCACCGTCCTGTGGTGGCTCGCCCTCGTCGCCGTCGCCTCCTGGATCCTGCTGCGCACCCGCGCCGGCAACTGGATCTACGCGGTCGGCGGCAACGCGGACGCCGCCCGCGCGGTCGGCGTTCCCGTCACCAAGGTCAGGATCGGTCTCCACATGGGCGTCGCGTTCGGCGCCTGGATCGGCGGACAGCACCTCCTCTTCGCGTACGACGCCGTGCAGTCCGGCGAGGGCGTCGGCAATGAACTGATCTACATCATCGCCGCCGTCATCGGCGGCTGTCTGATCACCGGGGGCCACGGCTCCGCCGCCGGCTCGGCCCTCGGCGCGCTGCTGTTCGGCATGGTCAGCAAGGGCATCGTCTTCGCGGAGTGGAACCCCGACTGGTTCAAGTTCTTCCTCGGAGCCATGCTGCTCCTCGCGACCCTGCTCAACACCTGGGTCCGCAGGCGCGCGGAGGCGAACAAGTGA
- a CDS encoding ATP-binding cassette domain-containing protein has product MTAPATRAPLVELTGVSKRYGNVRALQDVSLRVHAGEITCVLGDNGAGKSTLIKIIAGLHPHDDGTLALDGEPTRLASPREALDRGIATVHQDLAVVPLMPVWRNFFLGSEPRKGLGPLKRLDTGLMRRTTREALLRMGIDLRDVDQPIGTLSGGERQCVAIARAVHFGAKVLVLDEPTAALGVKQSGVVLKYVTAARDAGLGVVLITHNPHHAHLVGDHYTLLNRGTTTATYTRETVTLEELTAQMAGGSELEALRHELRVAATDGSA; this is encoded by the coding sequence GTGACCGCGCCCGCGACCCGCGCGCCCCTCGTGGAGCTGACCGGCGTCAGCAAGCGCTACGGCAACGTCCGCGCCCTCCAGGACGTCTCCCTGCGCGTCCACGCGGGCGAGATCACCTGCGTCCTGGGCGACAACGGCGCCGGCAAGTCCACCCTCATCAAGATCATCGCCGGACTGCACCCGCACGACGACGGCACCCTCGCACTGGACGGCGAACCCACCCGCCTCGCCTCCCCGCGCGAGGCCCTGGACCGCGGCATCGCCACCGTCCACCAGGACCTCGCGGTCGTCCCCCTGATGCCGGTGTGGCGCAACTTCTTCCTCGGCTCCGAACCCCGCAAGGGCCTCGGCCCCCTCAAGCGACTGGACACCGGCCTCATGCGCCGCACCACGCGCGAGGCACTGCTGCGCATGGGCATCGACCTGCGCGACGTCGACCAGCCCATCGGCACCCTCTCCGGCGGCGAACGCCAGTGCGTCGCGATCGCCCGCGCCGTCCACTTCGGCGCGAAGGTACTCGTCCTCGACGAACCGACGGCGGCCCTCGGCGTCAAACAGTCCGGCGTCGTCCTCAAGTACGTCACCGCCGCCCGCGACGCCGGCCTCGGCGTGGTCCTCATCACCCACAACCCCCACCACGCCCACCTGGTCGGCGACCACTACACCCTCCTCAACAGAGGCACGACAACAGCGACGTACACCAGGGAAACGGTCACCCTGGAAGAGCTGACGGCCCAGATGGCGGGGGGCTCGGAACTGGAAGCCCTGAGGCATGAACTGCGGGTTGCGGCCACAGATGGATCGGCTTGA
- a CDS encoding ROK family glucokinase: protein MSTYRDLSLPRALGAARATAGAPIGSRRATALRTVGTRERRSHLTAPRVPTVGIDIGGTKVMAGVVDADGNILERLRTETPDKSKSPKVVEDTIAELVLDLSDRHDVHAVGIGAAGWVDADRNRVLFAPHLSWRNEPLRDRLAERLAVPVLVDNDANSAAWAEWRFGAGRGEDHLVMITLGTGIGGAILEDGQVKRGKYGVAGEFGHMQVVPGGHRCPCGNRGCWEQYSSGNALVREARELAAADSPVAYGIIEHVKGQVGDITGPMITELAREGDAMCVELLQDIGQWLGVGIANLAAALDPSCFVIGGGVSAADDLLIGPARDAFKRHLTGRGYRPEARIVRAQLGPEAGMVGAADLARLVARRFRRAKRRRVERYERYERYAESRRTEREGAS from the coding sequence ATGAGCACCTACCGCGACCTCTCCCTCCCCCGCGCACTGGGCGCCGCCAGAGCCACCGCCGGCGCCCCCATCGGCTCCCGCCGCGCCACCGCCCTGCGCACCGTCGGCACCCGTGAGCGCCGCTCGCACCTGACGGCGCCCCGCGTGCCGACCGTCGGCATCGACATCGGCGGCACCAAGGTGATGGCGGGCGTCGTGGACGCCGACGGCAACATCCTGGAGCGGCTGCGCACGGAGACCCCGGACAAGTCCAAGAGCCCCAAGGTCGTCGAGGACACGATCGCCGAGCTGGTGCTCGACCTCTCCGACCGGCACGACGTGCACGCCGTCGGCATCGGCGCGGCCGGCTGGGTCGACGCCGACCGCAACCGCGTGCTGTTCGCCCCCCACCTGTCCTGGCGCAACGAGCCGCTGCGGGACCGCCTGGCCGAGCGCCTGGCCGTGCCCGTCCTGGTCGACAACGACGCCAACTCCGCCGCCTGGGCCGAGTGGCGCTTCGGCGCCGGCCGCGGCGAGGACCACCTCGTCATGATCACCCTCGGCACCGGCATCGGCGGCGCCATCCTGGAGGACGGCCAGGTCAAGCGGGGCAAGTACGGGGTCGCGGGGGAGTTCGGGCACATGCAGGTCGTGCCCGGCGGCCACCGCTGCCCCTGCGGCAACCGGGGCTGCTGGGAGCAGTACAGCTCCGGCAACGCCCTGGTCCGCGAGGCCAGGGAGCTGGCTGCCGCCGACTCCCCGGTGGCGTACGGGATCATCGAGCACGTCAAGGGGCAGGTCGGCGACATCACCGGCCCGATGATCACCGAGCTGGCCCGCGAGGGCGACGCCATGTGCGTCGAGCTGCTCCAGGACATCGGGCAGTGGCTCGGCGTCGGCATCGCCAATCTGGCCGCCGCCCTCGACCCGTCCTGCTTCGTGATCGGCGGCGGCGTCAGCGCAGCCGACGACCTGCTCATCGGCCCCGCCCGGGACGCCTTCAAACGGCACCTCACCGGCCGCGGCTACCGCCCCGAGGCGCGGATCGTGCGCGCCCAGCTCGGCCCCGAGGCCGGCATGGTCGGCGCCGCCGACCTGGCCCGCCTCGTCGCCCGCCGCTTCCGCCGCGCCAAGCGCCGCCGGGTGGAGCGCTACGAGCGCTACGAGCGGTACGCCGAGTCCCGCCGCACCGAGCGGGAGGGCGCCTCGTGA
- a CDS encoding sugar kinase — translation MTSAAVPHQPVASEKPARPPEDRRHMIRRRALTLLTIVLLIGVPAGYLVISANQSRDSGKDKEEKWSATGLTAGWPSRVQRRLYQVPIPPYSRDVAYYETNNWKTSRLYTQFLTSNEGLERFLRETGTGMAALKQDDIAIGTRDQRVIGWDFSGPGPWYGLVHKQKDPAPTHDIVVNRSNPKHPMVYVVSRTVP, via the coding sequence GTGACGTCCGCCGCGGTACCCCACCAGCCCGTCGCTTCGGAGAAGCCCGCGCGTCCGCCCGAGGACCGCCGGCACATGATCCGCCGGCGCGCGCTCACCCTCCTGACGATCGTGCTGCTCATCGGCGTCCCGGCCGGCTATCTGGTGATCTCCGCCAACCAGAGCCGGGACAGCGGCAAGGACAAGGAGGAGAAGTGGTCGGCGACCGGCCTCACCGCCGGCTGGCCCTCGCGCGTGCAGCGCCGCCTCTACCAGGTGCCCATCCCGCCGTACTCGCGCGACGTCGCCTACTACGAGACCAACAACTGGAAGACCAGCCGGCTCTACACCCAGTTCCTGACCAGCAACGAGGGACTGGAGCGCTTCCTGCGCGAGACCGGCACCGGCATGGCCGCGCTGAAGCAGGACGACATCGCCATCGGCACCCGTGACCAGCGGGTCATCGGCTGGGACTTCAGCGGGCCCGGCCCCTGGTACGGGCTGGTCCACAAGCAGAAGGACCCGGCCCCCACGCACGACATCGTGGTCAACCGCTCCAACCCGAAGCACCCGATGGTGTACGTCGTCTCGCGCACGGTGCCGTAG